From one Acetomicrobium sp. S15 = DSM 107314 genomic stretch:
- a CDS encoding Fur family transcriptional regulator, whose translation MEEAVSALKKQGAKITSQRLAILRFLQGRKDHPSAECVYQELKGEFPTISFATIYSTTQLLAQAELIQILTVDNKRVHFDPNPETHAHYHCIHCGRIHDIPLSERTVGDILQCANFQVDQIQIYLYGTCPECLKHLTQ comes from the coding sequence ATGGAAGAGGCTGTAAGCGCCTTAAAAAAGCAGGGGGCTAAGATTACATCTCAACGCCTGGCAATCCTTCGCTTCCTTCAAGGAAGGAAGGACCATCCATCTGCAGAGTGCGTGTATCAGGAGCTAAAAGGAGAGTTTCCCACCATCTCCTTTGCAACCATATACAGCACGACGCAACTTTTGGCCCAAGCGGAACTGATACAGATCCTCACCGTTGACAACAAGCGCGTTCACTTCGACCCAAATCCTGAGACCCATGCTCACTATCACTGTATTCACTGCGGCAGGATACATGACATTCCCCTCAGCGAACGAACGGTGGGAGATATATTACAATGCGCAAACTTCCAAGTAGATCAAATCCAGATCTATCTTTATGGCACTTGCCCCGAATGTTTAAAGCATTTGACCCAATAA